The Clostridium beijerinckii genomic sequence GATCACCATGACTAGCTAAAATAATTTGTATCATTAAGATTCACCTCCATTCTATGTAATTATTATTAGCAATAATCATGCCAAAAAACAGTTTGTATTCAAAAACATCCTAAATTGGTCATTTATATATACATTAGTAAATAAAACCAACAGTTAAAAAAAGATTAATTGAAGTGTTTGAGCAAAGTGTTGAAAAAAATAAGCCTAATGAAAAGTATAATTAACTTTTCATTAGGCTTATTTTTTTCTATTTAATTTTTGAAATTTTATTTTAACTCCATAATTATAATTATAATGAACGTAATTATATCTTATTTAATACTTACAGTCCTAAATTCAATCCTATCACTTCTATGGTGTGCTGTTGAAAATTCAAAAGGCTGGCCATTGTCTAAAAAACCTACCTGCTCTACTTCCAATATTGGAAAGTTATTTTCTATTTCTAGATATTCCTGTTCCAACTCATTTGGTAAAATAGCTCGAATAATCCTATGAGCACTTTTTATTTTAAGTTTAAGATTTTTTTCAATGTAACCATAAACTGAACTCGTTAAAATATCGTTTTTTATGCCAGGTATAAGGCCTATTGGCATATATGTATACTCAATTACATATGGACTATCATCCGCATATCTAGTTCTTATTACATAATAGACAAAATCATCGGTAGTAATCTTTAGCTTAGTTGCAATTTCTTCCGTTGGGTGAATTACTTCGAATTTTATAATTTTAGATGTTACTTTTCTATCCTTATGAGCTTCTGAAAATCCTTCAAATTGTTTTGCTAGACTTAATTCCTGAACCCCCTCTTCATCAAGAGCTTTTACAAATGTTCCAGAACCTCTTCGCTTTATTACTAACCCTTGAATTACTAGTTCATCAACAGCTTTTTTTATTGTTATTCTACTAACCCCATAATATTCACACATTTCTTTTTCTAAAGGCAACTGTTCATTAGGATTATATTCACCATTCAATATTCTATTTCTTATGTCTTCAGCAATTTCCTCATATTTTGCCATTATATTCACCTTTCTCCTTACAGTATAACTTATATACATCTTTATCATATCATTTATATATTAATTATATCATTTCTATACATTATTAAACACTTAAATTAAGTTTAATTATAAGGCAATTATATATGTTCAATAAAATAATATTTACATATATAAATTATTAGTATCTTCATTCAATTAAAATCTACTGTTTATAATGACTTTACTAGTCATGGTAAATACATCTAATAAAAAAATCGCTGAACATCATAACTCTAACATACAATTCATATTAAAATATGATATAAATTGTACAAAAAAAGAAATCATTCTTGATTTCCTTCAAAATAATAAAAACTATATTAAAAAACTTACCGTTATTTTAATATAGTTTAAAATTTTAATTTCACCTATTTTACAATTACTTAATTGCATTTGCCATTTCTTCATCTATTATTACTGTTACATCTTTATGCATGTGTAACATAGTTGCAGGATTATGAGTTGTAATATTTCCTTTAAATAATCCTTTTATTGCTTCTGCTTTATCTTGACCTCTTACCAACAATACTATTTTTCTAGCTTTCATTATTTGACCAAGTCCCATAGATAAGGCCTTAGTAGGTACTTCCTCTATAGATTTGAAAAATCTAGAATTTGCCTCTATTGTAGTTTTAGTTAAACCTGTTACATGAGTTTCTGCTATTAAAAAATCATCTGGTTCATTAAATGCAATATGGCCATTAGCACCTATTCCAAGGATTTGTATATCAATACCACCTAATTCATCCACTTTTTTATCATAATTCTTAGCTTCCTCATCAAGATTTTTTGCTAAGCCATTTGGAACAAATGTATTTGCTTTATTTATATTAACATGATTAAATAACTTTTCATTCATAAAATATCTGTAGCTTTGAGGATCTTCTCCTCCAAGTCCAACATATTCATCTAAGTTTACTGTTTTTATATTAGAAAAATCTATTTCTTTATTTCTGTTCATTTCTATAATCTTTTTATATAAACCTTCAGGAGTACTTCCTGTAGCTAGTCCTAGGACAGCATTTGTTTTCTCAGAAATTACCTCTTTAAATATTTTAGCTGCAACTTCACTCATTTCTTCATAATCTTTAACTACTAGTAACTTCATTATTATTACGCTCCTTTGATGTTAATTTTTTAAACAAACCCTGTATCTATATTTATCTCCTCTCGCTATTGTTATGGTATATTCAACAATCTCATTTTGCTCATATGCTATTCTTTCAAACTTTAATCCTGCCTGCCCTTGAGGTATTTCTAAATAAACACTTTCTAATTTGTTTATTAAAACACTTTCTATTACTTCTTCAGCAGATGTAATATTAATATTAAAAGTATTTTTTAATATCTCATATAATGGATTTTTTTCTATCATATCCTTAGTAAGCTGCTTAAATCTTTCATACGGCAAATAAGTCATTTCATATATCATAGGAATGTTATCCGCAATCCTTATTCTCGAGATTTTATACACAAGCTCGTTCTTTTCTATATTTAATTTTTTAGACACTTTGCTGTTGGCTTCCATTATCTCAAAATTTAATAATTTAGAAGTCGGGTTTTTTCCACGTTTTTTCATTTCCTCAGTGAAAGATGATACCTTTATTAAATCTTGTTCTACAACTCTTGGCGAAATGAAATTTCCTTTTCCTTGAACTTTATAAATATAATTATTTTTTTCCAACTCATCTAATGCTTCTCTTACTGTAGTTCTGCTAACAGCATATTTTTTGCATATTTCTCTTTCGGAGTCCAATTTTTCATTTTCTTCCATGCTGCTTTCTATTTTTTCAATGAGAATATTCATTAGTTGAACATACAAAGGAATATTAGAATTTTTATTTATCGTACTCATAAGTGCACCTCTTTTAGTTCTAGTAGTTTTCCCAACAATTATACTATTCTTGTACACAAAAGAAAATATAAATCAAATAATTTAAAATTTCCTAAAACGCTTCTTTTAAGTACTTTCAATTCTATAATTCCTTAAATAATTAATACTTTCCAAGTGGTAATTACCACTACAAGAATTATAATTTATTCTTTTAATTCTGTCAACATACACTTGAAAAATTCTTTATACATGCTATATACTGAATATATAAACTGATAATGTCCACTTACTATAATATATGAAATTTGACTTAAAAGGAGAAGAAATATGTTAATAAGAAATTGTAATATAATTTACCTAGACAAGATAGAACAAGGCTCAATTCTAGTTGAAGATGGGAAAATTAAAGAGATAAATCCGTCCAATATAGATACAGACAGCATTTTAGATGCAAATGGTCTATATGTTTCACCTGGTTTTATTGATGTTCATATACACGGCGCAGGAGGCTCAGATACAATGGACGGTACCAGTGAATCAATCAATACCATTTCTAAAACTATAATTAAACACGGAACAACTTCTTTTACTCCTACAACTATGACTGTTGCTGTGGACGATATAAGAAAATCTTTAGACGCAATTAAGAAGGTAAAAGAAAAAGGTTCAGAAGGTGCTCACATTCTTGGAGTGCATTTAGAAGGTCCGTTTGTAAGTCCGAAAGCAATTGGTGCTCAAAATCCCAACTATATTTTGATGCCATCTGTTTCAGCTTACAATGATATAGTTAAGGATTATGAGGATATTATTATATCTATAACATTAGCTCCAGAAGTTGAAGGTGCTAAAGAACTTATTAAGTATTTATCCTCAATTGGAATAGTCTGCTCATTAGGGCATAGCAGTGCTACTTATGAAGAGGCTATGGAAGCTATTAAATGTGGTGCTTGCCATGCAACTCATCTTTTTAATGCTATGACTCCTTTAACTCACAGAAATCCAGGAGTAGTAGGAGCTGTATTTGACAGTGATATAACAACTGAAACTATTTCAGATGGAATTCATATTTCATATCCAGCTTTAAGAATTGCTTACAAACAAAAAGGTACTGATAATGTTTTATTAATATCTGATGCTATGATGGCTTGCTGCATGCCTAATGGTAACTACTCCTTAGGAGGGCAAGATGTTATTGTTAATGATGGTGAAGCACGTTTAAAAAATGGTGCTTTAGCTGGTTCTGTTCTTACCCTTGATAAAGCAGTAAAAAATGTATACAAAAACTCTAATTTACCACTTTATGAAGTAATAAAAATGGCATCTTATAATGGCGCTAAACATTGTAAAGTTGAGGATCATAAAGGGCAGATCAAGGAAGGCTATGATGCAGACTTGATATTGTTTGATGATGATATAAATATAAAAAAGGTATTAGTTTTAGGTAAGGAAGTATACTCAGAATAACTATTATAGTTTTCAGCTGTATTTCCACTTTTAAAAACTAATAGCATAAAATTATATACGCAGATATATAATCAATCTACTGAACATTTAGGATAATCTATTATCATAAGCAAAGAGAAGACTGAGTTATTTTAAAATTAATGATAAAGTGATCAATTGCCAATCTTTAAATAGTGCATCTAAGAATCACTTTCCTTTTAAGATAGCTCAGTCATTATAAATAATTTACTACTGTAATTTATAGATTTTTTTCTCTTTGAAGATAATTACATAATGCACCTAGTTTATTAGCATCATTTCCAAATACGCATGTTTTTAAAACTGGTTTTATTTTTCCTTCCAAATAACTGCTCATAAGTATGTCGATTCTCTTATTTATTTCCTCAACATATTCTGGTCTTTCACTTATTGCTCCACCTAAAATAATAACTTCTGGATCATAAGTATATTGAATGTTATATATTCCTGCTGCCATTATAAAATAATATTTATTAACTTCATTAATTGCTATCTCATCTCCATTATTACACAAGTCAAAAACTTTAACCCCATCAAGGCTTCCTTCATCTAATCCCTTTAATTTCTCAACTTTTCTTACTAATGCTGTGGTAGATCCAACCTTGCTCCAGCTAGCAAATTTAAGTTGTCCCTCTAATTCACAGATTATTGAACAGT encodes the following:
- a CDS encoding GntR family transcriptional regulator, which codes for MAKYEEIAEDIRNRILNGEYNPNEQLPLEKEMCEYYGVSRITIKKAVDELVIQGLVIKRRGSGTFVKALDEEGVQELSLAKQFEGFSEAHKDRKVTSKIIKFEVIHPTEEIATKLKITTDDFVYYVIRTRYADDSPYVIEYTYMPIGLIPGIKNDILTSSVYGYIEKNLKLKIKSAHRIIRAILPNELEQEYLEIENNFPILEVEQVGFLDNGQPFEFSTAHHRSDRIEFRTVSIK
- the nagB gene encoding glucosamine-6-phosphate deaminase, with the protein product MKLLVVKDYEEMSEVAAKIFKEVISEKTNAVLGLATGSTPEGLYKKIIEMNRNKEIDFSNIKTVNLDEYVGLGGEDPQSYRYFMNEKLFNHVNINKANTFVPNGLAKNLDEEAKNYDKKVDELGGIDIQILGIGANGHIAFNEPDDFLIAETHVTGLTKTTIEANSRFFKSIEEVPTKALSMGLGQIMKARKIVLLVRGQDKAEAIKGLFKGNITTHNPATMLHMHKDVTVIIDEEMANAIK
- a CDS encoding GntR family transcriptional regulator, whose translation is MSTINKNSNIPLYVQLMNILIEKIESSMEENEKLDSEREICKKYAVSRTTVREALDELEKNNYIYKVQGKGNFISPRVVEQDLIKVSSFTEEMKKRGKNPTSKLLNFEIMEANSKVSKKLNIEKNELVYKISRIRIADNIPMIYEMTYLPYERFKQLTKDMIEKNPLYEILKNTFNINITSAEEVIESVLINKLESVYLEIPQGQAGLKFERIAYEQNEIVEYTITIARGDKYRYRVCLKN
- the nagA gene encoding N-acetylglucosamine-6-phosphate deacetylase, which produces MLIRNCNIIYLDKIEQGSILVEDGKIKEINPSNIDTDSILDANGLYVSPGFIDVHIHGAGGSDTMDGTSESINTISKTIIKHGTTSFTPTTMTVAVDDIRKSLDAIKKVKEKGSEGAHILGVHLEGPFVSPKAIGAQNPNYILMPSVSAYNDIVKDYEDIIISITLAPEVEGAKELIKYLSSIGIVCSLGHSSATYEEAMEAIKCGACHATHLFNAMTPLTHRNPGVVGAVFDSDITTETISDGIHISYPALRIAYKQKGTDNVLLISDAMMACCMPNGNYSLGGQDVIVNDGEARLKNGALAGSVLTLDKAVKNVYKNSNLPLYEVIKMASYNGAKHCKVEDHKGQIKEGYDADLILFDDDINIKKVLVLGKEVYSE